The Dokdonia sp. 4H-3-7-5 genomic interval CAAACTTGCGTAAGATCACAGGCCTTATTAAAGATTGTAAGAGAGATATTGCCCGTTTTGAACCAGATGCACTTATACTTATAGATAACTCTGGTTTTAACTTGCGCATTGCAGAGTGGGCAAAACCATTAGGCGTAACGACGCACTATTATATCAGTCCGCAGGTATGGGCATCACGTGCTAGTCGTGTCAAAAAGATTAAAGCATATGTAGATCATATGTATGTGATATTACCTTTTGTAAAGGACTTTTATGACGAGCATGACTACAAAGTACATTTTGTAGGTCACCCACTTCTAGATGCCGTTGCAGGTCGTAAGCAAGCAGATCCAGTTGCTTTTACAAAAGAACACGACCTTGATGAGCGACCTATGATTGCCTTACTCCCAGGAAGTCGTAAGCAAGAAATAAGCGCTATGCTCGATGTCATGCTAAGTGTAGTAAATGATTATCCAGACTATCAATTTGTAATCGCTGGAGCGCCGAGCCAAGAGGTATCTTTTTACCAACCTTTCCTAAAAGATTATCCAGTAAAGCTGGTGATGAATAAAACGTATGATATTTTGAGTTTTGCAAATGCCGCTTTAATCACTTCTGGGACCGCTACACTAGAAGCTGCAATATTTAAAGTACCACAGGTAGTTTGTTACAAAGCAAATGCCGTCTCATACAGTATTGCAAAACGCATTATAAAAACCAAATATATCTCGCTGGTAAATCTTATTATGGATCGTGAGGTGGTAAAGGAATTAATACAAGGAGATCTCAATACTGCACAATTAAAAAAGGAACTTGACAAGATTACTAATGATGATTATCGTGCAACGCTGTTTGAAGACTATTTTGCGCTTGAGAAAAAATTAGGTGGAGCTGGAGCAAGTCAAAAGACTGCATCGCTCATTGTAGCAACCACCAAAGCTCAGCTAAGCAATTAACAACCTACGAGCCCAACTACTATATGAAACAATTATTCATAGTGCTTTCTTTACTCTTTTTACTGACTTCATGTGGAAGTTCAAAAACGACAACATCTAGAACAAGAGCTACTGCTAGGGTCAAAGATATAAGCGCATCAAAGATGGATCGCATTATTAACCAAGCACAATCATTTGCAGGTACTCGATATAAATTTGGTGGTACTACAAGAAAGGGAATGGACTGCTCTGGATTGATTTACATTGCCTTTCAAAAAGAAAATATAGTTCTACCTCGTATCTCCAGACAGATGGCAGAAAGAGGTCAACCTATAAAAGATAAAGACATTTCTAAGGGTGATTTGCTATTTTTTAGAACAAATAAAAGCAGCAAACGCATAAATCATGTAGGACTCGTCACTAAAGTTACAAGTGATGATATTTACTTTATACACGCGACTACTTCAAAAGGCGTACTCACCTCTAACCTCAATGAGCGCTACTGGAATAACGCCTACATCATGGCTAGACGTGTCTTGTAAATTATAAATCACTATATTACTGAAAGTTACACCTCAAAAAAGGTTAATTAGTAATATATTGAAGAGGATTAACACGCCCATTTTAGTAATACTTCTCGCCCTCATTGCTGGGATAATTTGTTATGACGTCTATAAAGTCTCCTTGTTCTGGATAGCTATTATCCTCCTACTCGCTGCATCATTTCTTTTTGTACTCCACAGACGTGCTTTTAAAAGACCTCTCAACGCCATAGCGTTTACCGTAGGTATTGCCATTGTATTTATAACCATAGGCTACTTAACCTCCGAAAGAGCAAACGCGCTAAACAACGAGACGCATTTTACCCACACAAACACTAGCAACCCAAGTACCTTTTTA includes:
- a CDS encoding C40 family peptidase; protein product: MKQLFIVLSLLFLLTSCGSSKTTTSRTRATARVKDISASKMDRIINQAQSFAGTRYKFGGTTRKGMDCSGLIYIAFQKENIVLPRISRQMAERGQPIKDKDISKGDLLFFRTNKSSKRINHVGLVTKVTSDDIYFIHATTSKGVLTSNLNERYWNNAYIMARRVL
- the lpxB gene encoding lipid-A-disaccharide synthase, giving the protein MKYYVLAGEASGDLHGANLMKSLYKEDPEADIRFWGGDLMQEVGGTLVTHYKERAFMGFMEVVTNLRKITGLIKDCKRDIARFEPDALILIDNSGFNLRIAEWAKPLGVTTHYYISPQVWASRASRVKKIKAYVDHMYVILPFVKDFYDEHDYKVHFVGHPLLDAVAGRKQADPVAFTKEHDLDERPMIALLPGSRKQEISAMLDVMLSVVNDYPDYQFVIAGAPSQEVSFYQPFLKDYPVKLVMNKTYDILSFANAALITSGTATLEAAIFKVPQVVCYKANAVSYSIAKRIIKTKYISLVNLIMDREVVKELIQGDLNTAQLKKELDKITNDDYRATLFEDYFALEKKLGGAGASQKTASLIVATTKAQLSN